One part of the Streptococcus sp. oral taxon 431 genome encodes these proteins:
- a CDS encoding aminotransferase class-IV → MLADWLALVDADSDADVLADWLALVDADSDALVLADWLALVDADSDADVLAD, encoded by the coding sequence GTGCTTGCTGATTGGCTCGCACTGGTTGACGCTGATTCAGATGCTGATGTGCTTGCTGACTGGCTTGCACTGGTTGATGCTGATTCAGACGCGCTTGTGCTTGCTGATTGGCTTGCACTGGTTGACGCTGATTCAGATGCCGATGTGCTTGCTGATTGA
- a CDS encoding MSCRAMM family adhesin SdrC produces the protein MLADWLALVDADSDADVLADWLALVDADSEADVLADWLALVDADSEADVLADWLALVDADSEADVLADWLALVDADSEADVLADWLALVDADSEADVLADWLALVDADSEADVLADWLALVLADSDALVLAD, from the coding sequence GTGCTTGCTGACTGGCTTGCACTGGTTGACGCTGATTCAGATGCTGATGTGCTTGCTGATTGGCTCGCACTTGTTGACGCTGACTCTGAAGCCGATGTGCTTGCTGATTGGCTCGCACTGGTTGACGCTGACTCTGAAGCCGATGTGCTTGCTGACTGGCTTGCACTTGTTGATGCTGATTCTGAAGCCGATGTGCTTGCTGATTGGCTCGCACTTGTTGACGCTGACTCTGAAGCCGATGTGCTTGCTGATTGGCTCGCACTTGTTGACGCTGATTCAGAGGCCGATGTGCTTGCTGACTGGCTTGCACTGGTTGACGCTGATTCTGAAGCCGATGTGCTTGCTGATTGGCTCGCACTTGTACTTGCTGATTCAGACGCGCTTGTGCTTGCTGATTGA
- a CDS encoding LPXTG cell wall anchor domain-containing protein produces the protein MIHSTSTSQVPQTDTTKARKQLPNTGETASATNALLGVVAGLTGLGLVAKRRKRDDEE, from the coding sequence ATGATTCATTCGACTTCAACTAGTCAAGTTCCACAAACTGATACCACTAAGGCCCGTAAGCAATTACCAAATACTGGTGAAACAGCTTCAGCTACAAATGCTCTCCTTGGAGTTGTAGCAGGTCTAACAGGGCTAGGTTTAGTAGCTAAACGTCGAAAACGTGATGATGAAGAATAA
- a CDS encoding sugar transferase encodes MKLHLTNLYGMAGDSTVILAQNAVQKISMTLGFREVGIYFYNIAADTPSEMNKRLDGIMASISFGDILVFQSPTWNGFEFDRLFLAKLKDLRVKIVCFIHDVPPLMFESNYYLMKEYISMYNLSDVLVVPSERMKERLIQEGLTTKKILIQGMWDHPHDLSLYTPAFKKEIFFAGSLERFPDLQNWSQDTPLRVFSNQGVANEQAKNLSIEGWKRDEEMLLELSKGGFGLVWGTYQNQGESQDYYSLNLSHKVSSYLAAGLPIIVPPSLSIASFIVDQGLGFIANNLQEVHEIVDNMTLEKYQAMTERIKTFSYLIKEGYFTKKLLVDAIYQLGIN; translated from the coding sequence ATGAAACTACACTTAACCAATCTTTATGGTATGGCTGGAGACAGTACCGTTATTCTAGCTCAAAATGCCGTTCAAAAAATTTCGATGACACTAGGTTTCCGAGAAGTGGGAATCTACTTTTATAACATAGCTGCAGATACGCCCTCAGAAATGAACAAACGCTTGGATGGTATCATGGCCAGTATTTCTTTTGGGGATATTCTGGTTTTTCAATCTCCGACCTGGAATGGCTTTGAGTTTGATCGTCTCTTCCTTGCTAAATTAAAGGATTTACGTGTCAAAATTGTCTGCTTTATCCACGATGTACCTCCTTTGATGTTTGAGAGCAATTACTATCTGATGAAAGAGTACATCTCGATGTATAATTTATCAGACGTTCTGGTAGTTCCATCAGAAAGAATGAAGGAACGTTTAATTCAAGAAGGATTAACGACCAAGAAAATTCTCATTCAGGGGATGTGGGATCATCCGCATGATTTATCTCTTTATACACCCGCCTTTAAAAAGGAAATCTTCTTTGCTGGTAGTTTGGAGAGATTTCCAGATCTGCAAAATTGGTCCCAGGATACGCCTCTTAGAGTCTTTTCAAATCAGGGCGTCGCTAATGAACAAGCCAAGAATCTCAGCATTGAAGGATGGAAACGAGATGAGGAAATGCTCTTGGAATTATCGAAAGGTGGTTTTGGTTTAGTCTGGGGAACCTACCAAAATCAAGGAGAAAGCCAAGACTACTATAGTTTGAATCTCTCTCATAAAGTAAGTAGCTATTTAGCAGCTGGTCTTCCAATTATTGTGCCACCTAGCTTATCGATTGCTTCCTTTATCGTGGATCAAGGTTTAGGATTTATCGCAAATAACCTACAAGAAGTTCATGAAATAGTCGACAATATGACACTAGAAAAGTATCAAGCCATGACAGAGCGAATCAAGACCTTCAGTTATTTAATAAAAGAAGGATACTTTACAAAAAAATTACTGGTAGATGCCATCTATCAATTAGGAATTAACTAG
- a CDS encoding SP_1767 family glycosyltransferase, producing MKKAIVLAGDCSYTSQLETTIKSILYHNRDLNIYILNQDIMPDWFRKPRKIARMLGSDIIDVKLPEQAVFQQWSKHDHISAIAYARYFIADYVPEDKVLYLDSDLIVNDSLEGLFTNNLGDKWLAAVRDTEGITFNTGVLLINNAKWKQENIKELLISQSIDTLKIVAEGRFKNFNGDQTIFNQVVKNNWLELDRRFNLQVGHDTVAFFSNWPNFFDESSYRPVVLHFLSHRKPWTTLVANRYRDLWWEFHDLEWTQVLQHHMGEFELVSPQTREFSCLTLTNSQDLEGIEELLTALPDVIFHIAAWTDMGEKLKRLASYDNIRLHPQIVPPVLENLKNIVSIYLDINHGNVDQTMLDSMKKQGKPMLAFQSTQHGNCGQVSFETGKTALMVEAIKDFKENGRFTRIYKAPELTCLTFTASQELEQLDYLAEQLPNVAFHVAAWTSMGPKLYDLSKRYPNIHLHPAISKEKLEELKEQMDVYLDINLETSTSYMVADVAQLSKPVFAFYKSQNGYHGQRLYSSEHPERMLGDLQKLLDGEPLAKQEDPIQVKSIDETLDYIIDNQSSLVRFGDGEINMLAGHSIPYQLYDEELVSTMREIIGLESTKDLVVCLPDAFTDRFKFTSWAIPFWKEHMDHYMDFYRELCTDSWYGSTFVSRPYIDFEDKSQAKGQFDKLKSIWKNRDLLIVEGATSRSGVGNDLFAEAKSIKRIVCSSHSAYSRVDEIEQEIEKHADGRLVLCMLGPTAKVLAYRLSQKGHQVLDIGHIDSEYEWMKMGAKTKVKFAHKHTAEYNFDQDIEFIEDETYTSQIVADLSKAT from the coding sequence ATGAAAAAAGCAATTGTACTAGCTGGAGATTGTTCCTATACTTCCCAGCTCGAAACGACTATCAAGTCAATTTTATATCACAATCGAGATCTTAACATTTATATTTTAAACCAAGATATCATGCCAGACTGGTTTCGGAAGCCTCGCAAAATAGCCCGAATGCTGGGAAGTGATATCATCGATGTGAAGTTACCTGAGCAAGCTGTGTTTCAGCAGTGGAGTAAGCATGATCATATCAGTGCGATTGCCTATGCTCGTTATTTTATCGCCGACTATGTTCCAGAAGACAAGGTTTTATATCTAGATTCGGATTTAATTGTGAATGATTCTTTAGAGGGATTATTTACTAATAATCTTGGAGATAAGTGGCTGGCTGCTGTTCGGGATACAGAGGGAATTACCTTTAATACAGGAGTTTTATTAATTAATAATGCCAAATGGAAACAAGAGAATATTAAAGAGTTATTAATTTCTCAATCAATTGATACTCTAAAAATAGTAGCAGAAGGTCGTTTTAAAAATTTCAATGGTGATCAAACTATTTTTAATCAGGTTGTTAAGAATAACTGGTTAGAATTGGACCGTCGATTCAACTTGCAAGTTGGACATGATACTGTCGCTTTTTTTAGTAACTGGCCTAATTTTTTTGATGAATCATCCTACAGACCTGTTGTTTTACATTTTTTATCTCATAGAAAACCTTGGACGACACTAGTAGCTAACCGCTACCGTGATCTCTGGTGGGAGTTTCATGATTTAGAATGGACGCAAGTTTTGCAGCACCATATGGGCGAGTTTGAGCTGGTTTCCCCTCAAACCAGAGAATTTTCTTGTTTAACACTGACAAATTCTCAAGATTTGGAAGGGATAGAAGAACTGCTTACAGCTTTACCAGATGTGATTTTCCATATCGCAGCCTGGACCGATATGGGAGAAAAGCTAAAAAGACTGGCAAGTTATGATAATATCCGCCTACATCCTCAAATTGTTCCTCCAGTATTAGAAAATCTTAAAAATATAGTCTCAATCTACCTTGATATTAACCATGGCAATGTGGATCAGACCATGCTAGATTCCATGAAAAAACAAGGGAAGCCTATGCTGGCTTTTCAATCCACCCAACATGGAAATTGTGGCCAAGTTTCATTCGAAACAGGGAAAACTGCTTTGATGGTTGAGGCGATCAAAGATTTCAAGGAGAATGGACGCTTTACAAGAATTTATAAAGCGCCAGAATTAACGTGTTTAACCTTTACAGCGTCACAAGAATTAGAACAATTGGACTACTTAGCAGAACAATTGCCAAATGTAGCCTTTCATGTAGCAGCCTGGACTAGCATGGGTCCAAAACTCTATGACCTATCTAAACGTTATCCAAACATCCACCTCCATCCTGCGATTTCAAAAGAAAAACTCGAAGAGCTAAAAGAGCAGATGGATGTTTATCTGGATATTAACCTAGAAACCTCGACTTCATATATGGTTGCAGATGTAGCTCAACTGTCTAAGCCTGTCTTTGCTTTTTATAAATCTCAAAATGGCTATCATGGTCAAAGATTATATTCGAGTGAGCACCCTGAACGGATGTTAGGAGATCTACAGAAACTCCTTGATGGAGAACCTCTAGCAAAACAAGAAGACCCTATTCAGGTTAAGAGCATTGATGAAACTCTGGATTATATCATTGACAACCAGTCGTCTTTAGTCCGCTTTGGAGATGGCGAGATCAATATGCTTGCTGGGCATTCAATTCCCTACCAACTCTATGATGAAGAGCTCGTGTCTACTATGCGTGAGATTATAGGTCTAGAAAGCACGAAAGACCTAGTAGTCTGCCTTCCTGATGCTTTTACGGATCGTTTTAAATTTACATCATGGGCGATTCCCTTCTGGAAAGAACATATGGATCATTATATGGACTTCTATCGTGAACTCTGCACGGATTCGTGGTATGGTTCAACCTTTGTATCACGTCCCTACATTGATTTCGAAGATAAGAGTCAGGCCAAAGGTCAATTTGATAAATTGAAAAGTATTTGGAAAAATCGTGACCTACTTATCGTAGAAGGGGCTACTTCGCGTTCGGGCGTCGGCAATGATTTATTTGCTGAAGCAAAATCGATTAAACGAATCGTTTGTTCATCTCATAGTGCCTATTCGCGTGTTGATGAGATTGAGCAAGAGATAGAAAAGCATGCAGATGGGCGTCTTGTTTTGTGTATGCTTGGGCCTACAGCCAAGGTTTTGGCTTACCGTCTAAGCCAGAAAGGTCATCAGGTCTTAGACATTGGACACATCGACTCAGAGTATGAGTGGATGAAAATGGGGGCTAAAACCAAGGTTAAATTTGCCCATAAACATACGGCTGAATATAATTTTGATCAAGATATTGAATTTATCGAAGATGAGACCTATACAAGTCAAATAGTTGCTGACTTATCAAAGGCAACTTAG
- a CDS encoding glycosyltransferase family 8 protein, with protein sequence MKKQQSVIFAGDYAYIRQIETAIKSICRHNSHLKIYVLNQDIPQEWFMNIRTYIQQMGGNLIDCKVIGAKYKMNWTNQLPHINHMTFARYFIPDFVEEDKVLYLDSDLVVTGDLSQLFEIDLEENYLAAARSCFGAGVGFNAGVLLINNKKWKSDNIRQRLVDLTEREHENVGEGDQSILNILFRDSCYQLEDTYNFQIGFDAGAAEMNHRFVFDFPLTPLPKILHYISPDKPWNQFSVGRLRDQWWHYSMMEWSYIISTWREKNLVYATDIYKPKLKCMNLTNSWCVKKIDYLAQHLPEVHFYIAAQTFMADELKRLSAFQNVTLYPNSFPLLVENVLEQADLYLDLNMDQKLTYIYDLVQKHQKPMLSFDSSRCPDLPDNCYAGIYSESRPEELVEAIKCYMKEREL encoded by the coding sequence ATGAAAAAACAGCAGTCAGTTATCTTTGCAGGAGATTATGCCTATATTCGTCAAATTGAAACTGCTATAAAATCAATCTGTCGCCATAATAGCCATTTGAAAATATATGTACTCAATCAAGATATTCCACAAGAATGGTTTATGAATATTCGAACCTATATTCAACAAATGGGTGGGAATTTGATTGATTGCAAGGTTATTGGAGCAAAATATAAGATGAACTGGACTAATCAGTTGCCTCATATCAATCACATGACCTTTGCCCGCTACTTTATTCCAGATTTTGTCGAAGAAGATAAGGTCCTCTACTTAGACAGTGATTTAGTTGTGACTGGTGATTTAAGTCAGCTGTTTGAAATAGATCTAGAAGAAAATTATTTGGCAGCAGCTCGTTCTTGTTTTGGTGCAGGAGTTGGTTTTAATGCAGGAGTATTATTAATCAATAATAAAAAGTGGAAATCAGATAATATCAGACAGAGATTGGTTGATTTAACTGAGAGAGAGCATGAAAACGTGGGAGAAGGAGATCAGTCTATTCTCAATATTCTCTTTAGGGATAGTTGTTATCAGCTAGAAGATACCTATAATTTTCAAATAGGTTTTGATGCTGGTGCAGCTGAAATGAATCATCGTTTTGTCTTTGATTTTCCGCTAACACCTCTTCCAAAAATTTTACACTATATCTCTCCAGACAAACCTTGGAACCAATTTTCTGTTGGTCGTCTCAGAGACCAATGGTGGCACTATTCCATGATGGAGTGGTCATATATCATATCTACTTGGAGAGAAAAGAATCTTGTTTATGCTACAGATATATACAAACCCAAGTTAAAGTGCATGAACCTAACAAATTCTTGGTGTGTTAAGAAAATAGATTATCTGGCTCAACACTTGCCTGAGGTCCATTTTTACATTGCTGCTCAGACATTTATGGCAGATGAACTGAAGCGTTTATCAGCTTTTCAAAATGTGACCCTCTATCCAAATTCCTTCCCTCTTTTAGTGGAGAATGTTCTTGAACAAGCGGATCTTTATTTAGACCTAAACATGGACCAAAAACTAACTTACATTTATGATTTGGTTCAAAAACACCAAAAGCCGATGCTCAGTTTTGATAGTAGTCGTTGTCCAGATTTGCCTGATAATTGCTATGCAGGTATTTACTCTGAAAGTCGACCAGAAGAATTGGTAGAAGCAATTAAGTGCTATATGAAGGAGAGAGAATTGTGA
- a CDS encoding glycosyltransferase family 8 protein produces the protein MRKSIVLAADNAYLIQLETTIKSILYHNQDVDFYILNSDIAPEWFKLLAKKMTVVNSTIHNVHLSKEIFEGYKTGPHLNYASYFRFFATEVVHSERVLYLDSDIIVTGDLSPLYTMDLQGYYVGAVDDVYAYEGRESGFNSGVLIMDVAKWKEHSIVNSLLELAAEQNQAVHLGDQSILNIYFENKWLPLDQTYNYMVGVDIYHLTQKCQRLDDQPPVIVHFASHDKPWNTYSISRLRELWWTYRDLDWTEIAFKRSSLNYFKRSNQSQKQAMIVTWSANVEHLEYLISSLPDWHFHLAAPVYCIESVTKLSSYPNMTLYQSILHQRIDWLLDDSSVYLDINRGDEVLDVVSRAKERGKKIFAFEDTRKKAEDSIYDGIFSIDKPEDLVAAMKNLDTN, from the coding sequence GTGAGAAAGTCAATTGTACTAGCAGCAGATAATGCCTATCTCATTCAGTTAGAAACAACCATTAAATCGATTTTGTATCATAATCAAGATGTTGATTTTTATATACTAAATAGTGATATCGCACCAGAGTGGTTCAAGTTATTAGCAAAGAAAATGACAGTTGTGAATTCTACTATTCACAATGTCCATTTGAGCAAAGAGATATTTGAAGGTTATAAGACCGGCCCTCATTTAAATTACGCTTCATACTTTCGTTTTTTTGCTACGGAAGTGGTTCATTCTGAACGAGTTCTGTATCTTGATTCAGATATCATTGTGACAGGGGACTTGTCGCCTTTATATACAATGGATCTTCAAGGCTATTATGTAGGTGCTGTCGATGATGTATATGCCTACGAAGGTAGGGAATCAGGATTTAATTCTGGTGTTTTAATCATGGATGTCGCAAAATGGAAAGAGCACTCAATTGTTAATAGTCTATTAGAATTAGCAGCAGAACAGAATCAGGCTGTGCATCTAGGGGACCAAAGTATTTTAAATATTTACTTTGAAAACAAATGGCTGCCCTTAGACCAAACTTATAATTATATGGTAGGTGTAGATATCTATCACCTAACTCAGAAGTGTCAACGTCTGGACGATCAGCCACCAGTAATTGTTCATTTTGCTAGTCATGATAAGCCATGGAACACCTACAGTATTTCACGGCTTCGTGAACTCTGGTGGACTTATAGAGATTTGGATTGGACAGAGATTGCTTTTAAACGTTCTAGTTTGAACTACTTTAAACGGAGTAATCAATCTCAAAAACAAGCGATGATTGTGACTTGGAGTGCTAATGTAGAGCATTTAGAGTATTTGATTAGTAGCCTACCAGATTGGCATTTCCATCTAGCAGCTCCAGTTTACTGTATTGAGTCGGTCACAAAGCTATCCTCTTATCCTAATATGACTTTGTACCAGTCTATCCTTCATCAAAGAATTGATTGGTTATTGGATGATTCTAGTGTTTACTTGGATATTAATAGGGGTGATGAAGTCTTGGATGTAGTTTCAAGAGCAAAAGAAAGAGGAAAGAAAATTTTTGCTTTTGAAGACACTCGAAAAAAAGCTGAAGATAGTATCTATGATGGCATTTTCTCTATCGATAAACCAGAGGACTTGGTAGCTGCTATGAAAAACTTGGATACTAACTAA
- the secY2 gene encoding accessory Sec system protein translocase subunit SecY2 has protein sequence MKRFFSSIAVKKGLGTLFLLFIYVLGSRITLPFIDLNSRDFLGGATAYLAFSTAITGGNLRSLSIFSVGLSPWMSSMILWQMFSFSKRLNLASGSAEVQDRRKMYLTLTIALIQSLALAVNLPIKDNYNTLLVLILNTTLLIAGTFFLIWLSDINSVIGVGGSIVILLTSMIIYIPQDIVQSIQKLGIPMWIIVILGAMGIVFAYLIAIFYRARYRIPVNKIGLHSRFKRYSYFDIMLNPAGGMPFMYVMSLINLPTYLLLLLQLFDPGNPVYQQITIQYAMGKPLWIYTYIATLFVFSIAFAFVNISGEQVAERMKKSGEYIYGIYPGEDTSKYINNLVFKFAIVGGIFNVLFAGLPMLFVLVDEQLLRVSMIPGLFMILSGMIFNIKDEIRALKLNETYKPLI, from the coding sequence GTGAAACGATTTTTTTCATCAATAGCAGTAAAGAAAGGCCTAGGAACCTTGTTTCTGCTCTTTATTTATGTATTAGGGAGTCGGATTACTCTTCCTTTTATCGATTTGAATAGCAGGGATTTCCTTGGTGGTGCTACCGCCTATTTGGCCTTTTCAACCGCAATTACAGGTGGAAATTTACGGAGCTTGTCAATCTTTTCAGTCGGTTTATCTCCTTGGATGTCATCGATGATTTTATGGCAGATGTTCTCCTTTTCTAAGCGTTTGAATCTTGCCTCTGGTTCGGCAGAGGTTCAAGATCGGAGAAAGATGTATCTAACCTTGACAATCGCTTTGATTCAATCGCTAGCTTTAGCGGTAAATCTACCAATCAAGGACAATTATAATACACTCTTGGTACTCATACTCAACACGACCTTGCTGATAGCCGGAACTTTTTTCTTGATATGGTTATCAGATATTAACTCGGTGATAGGTGTTGGTGGCTCTATTGTCATCTTGTTGACCAGTATGATTATTTATATTCCCCAAGACATTGTACAATCCATACAAAAATTAGGGATTCCTATGTGGATTATCGTAATACTTGGAGCGATGGGGATCGTATTTGCCTATCTCATCGCAATTTTTTATCGTGCTCGTTATCGGATTCCAGTCAATAAGATTGGTCTTCACTCTCGCTTTAAGCGTTATTCTTATTTTGATATAATGCTGAATCCTGCAGGTGGGATGCCCTTCATGTACGTGATGAGTTTAATTAACTTACCAACTTACTTGCTTCTTTTGTTGCAATTATTTGATCCAGGAAATCCAGTTTATCAACAAATAACGATCCAATATGCGATGGGGAAACCCTTGTGGATTTATACCTATATAGCGACCTTGTTTGTCTTTAGTATTGCCTTTGCTTTTGTCAATATTAGTGGAGAACAGGTGGCGGAACGGATGAAAAAATCTGGCGAGTATATTTATGGCATCTATCCAGGTGAGGACACTAGTAAATATATCAATAATCTAGTATTCAAGTTTGCTATTGTAGGTGGTATCTTTAATGTGTTGTTCGCAGGTCTACCGATGTTGTTTGTTTTAGTTGATGAACAATTATTGAGAGTGAGTATGATACCAGGTTTATTTATGATTTTAAGTGGTATGATCTTTAACATTAAAGATGAAATTAGAGCACTGAAATTAAACGAAACTTATAAACCACTGATTTAG
- the asp1 gene encoding accessory Sec system protein Asp1, with protein sequence MYYFIPAWYGSHRQWHADLIPWYRASFKLEFDDTFNQIRMLHRQELSTCLLLLAYQPHLRYFLHRHGVLEAEVYSIFDEMQDITDISPRVLNIRDIEWDKDCEFMYSPFAIIVQKDGKRYAQIEHGVEGFISDIQYFDTLGRMTSHYIMDDRGFVSSVIYYQDNYPAYQDYLNPEGIWQFREYLQEDGRVEINPIFAFRFHSLHYSDMGQLVAEFFERRLEKIHESGDLFIVPSDSRHNDFILERLPEANPKILSLFIGRNPKEAMRDLLDPISKVDLVLVDREDSLQLLQDLYPDKYNLFKHLSPFDTRLRLGKSQTKRESIIYYQLNFEEEVDKEGLFQILSFLAETKDTEVIFGAFAANNDQMERVAEVIQEIIDEKFSAEIFEKAIDFEGAENPLTENAQQKLRYRLLNINDELEMIKTLEYVRLIVDLNPQPHLYTQIAGISAGIPQVNQVETVYVDHLKNGYLLSTISEFKKAAHYYLDTLKEWNQSLIYSIDKIKEHTGEKFVEKLDQWIEESTNVKGS encoded by the coding sequence ATGTATTATTTTATTCCGGCTTGGTATGGTAGCCATCGGCAGTGGCATGCTGATCTCATTCCATGGTATCGTGCTTCTTTTAAATTAGAATTTGACGATACCTTTAATCAGATTCGGATGCTGCATAGACAGGAACTATCAACATGTCTATTGCTTTTAGCCTATCAACCACATCTTCGCTATTTTTTACATCGTCATGGTGTTTTAGAGGCGGAAGTATATTCTATTTTTGATGAGATGCAGGATATTACTGATATTTCTCCACGAGTACTAAATATCAGAGATATTGAGTGGGATAAGGACTGTGAATTTATGTACAGTCCTTTCGCCATTATTGTCCAAAAAGATGGAAAACGCTATGCCCAGATTGAGCATGGTGTGGAAGGATTTATTAGTGATATCCAGTATTTTGATACCCTAGGTCGGATGACCAGTCACTATATTATGGATGATCGAGGCTTTGTTTCGAGCGTCATTTATTATCAGGACAATTATCCAGCTTATCAAGATTACCTGAATCCTGAAGGAATTTGGCAATTCAGAGAGTATTTGCAAGAGGATGGTAGGGTAGAGATTAATCCTATTTTTGCCTTTCGTTTTCATTCGCTCCATTATAGTGATATGGGGCAGTTAGTTGCTGAATTTTTCGAGAGACGACTCGAAAAGATTCATGAGAGTGGTGATTTGTTTATTGTCCCATCTGATTCGCGACATAACGATTTCATCTTAGAACGTTTACCCGAAGCAAATCCAAAAATCTTGAGCCTTTTCATCGGTCGTAATCCAAAGGAGGCTATGAGAGACCTACTTGATCCTATATCCAAGGTCGATTTGGTTTTGGTTGATAGGGAGGATAGCCTTCAGCTTTTGCAGGACTTGTATCCAGATAAATACAATCTGTTCAAACATTTATCGCCATTTGATACTCGTTTGAGATTAGGAAAAAGTCAGACAAAGAGGGAATCCATTATTTACTATCAACTTAATTTTGAAGAAGAAGTGGACAAAGAAGGACTTTTCCAAATCTTATCCTTCCTTGCAGAGACCAAAGACACTGAGGTAATTTTTGGTGCTTTTGCTGCCAATAACGATCAGATGGAGAGAGTCGCAGAGGTAATTCAGGAAATTATAGATGAAAAATTCTCAGCAGAAATTTTTGAGAAAGCAATCGACTTTGAAGGGGCTGAAAATCCTTTAACGGAAAATGCTCAGCAGAAACTCCGTTACCGCTTGTTAAACATCAATGATGAATTGGAAATGATTAAGACCTTAGAATATGTTCGTTTGATTGTTGATTTGAATCCCCAACCTCACCTATATACCCAAATAGCGGGAATTAGTGCAGGGATTCCTCAGGTGAATCAAGTAGAGACTGTCTATGTTGACCATTTGAAAAATGGCTACCTGCTTTCTACTATCTCAGAATTTAAGAAAGCAGCCCATTACTACCTGGATACCCTAAAAGAGTGGAATCAGTCTTTGATTTACTCGATTGATAAGATCAAGGAACATACAGGTGAAAAATTTGTGGAAAAACTAGATCAATGGATAGAGGAGAGTACAAATGTCAAAGGATCTTAA